The Thermoanaerobaculia bacterium nucleotide sequence CTTCTTGATATCCGCCGTCCAGTTCAACGCGACGGTGATCGGGGAGCGGTCGGTGCCGCCGGTGACCTGGTTGACGAGGAAGCGCTTCCCGTCGCGCGAGACCTGGAACCCGGTTCGCGAGAGGGTCACGCCCCAGGCCGGAACGCGCACGCCGAAGAGCTTCAGCGGCGCGCCGAAGGAAAGTCCCGACGGCTTGTGCTCGACCGGAACCGCCATGATCTCCTGCTGCGAGGAGAGGTAGTAGAGCTCGGTCCCGTCCGCCTTCCACGTCGACTGATCGCCTCCGGCCGTGGAGACCTGCCATTTCTCGTCTCCCGCGGGAAAAGGACGGACGTAAATCTCTGCGCGACCCGACTCGCTCGACGTGTAGCTGATGAATCGCCCGTCGGGCGAGAACTGGCCATGCGCCTCGTCGAACGGGGTCGCGAGGTAGGTCGCAGGCTTGCCTCCTCCCGAGAGCGGCAGGAGCAGCATGTCGATGCTTCCCTTCTGGGTCTGCTGCTCGTAGAGCAGGACCTTGCCGTCGGGCGAGACGTCGTCGGGGTAGAGAGCGCCTCCGTCGGAGTGGAGCACAACGCGCTTGTCTCCCGTCCCCGCCGAGTTGATCTGGACGAGGTCGTTCTGCAGGCCCACGACGCTGCCGCTCGAATAGACGACGCTCCGGCCGTCGGGCAGCCAGATGGCGGTGCTTTCGCTCCCGGGATCGTAGGTGAGGCGGCTCTCGATTCCGCGCTCGAGCTCCAGCCGCCAGAGGTCGTTCGTCCCCAAAGCGGGATCGTTTCTCTCGAAGACGACGTATCTCTGGTCCGATGAAAGCGCCGGCTCGTCCTGCTCCGCCGCCGATCCGGCGACGGAAAGCTTCTTGCCCTCCCGGTCGAGCCAGAAAAACTGCGAAACGCTCGAGACCCCGCTCCGGACCGCCAGGACTCCGTTGCCGGAAACGGAGAATCGGGCGTATCCCGTGGGCTGCGTGTCGCCGAGGGCTTCCATGTCGGCGACGACCGGAAACGGCGCGCCGAGCGTCTCGAGCGTCTTCGCATCGAAACGCTCCGCGACGAGGGCCTTCTGGCGAATGTAGAGCAGGAAGCCGGGAGGGGAATACGCGACCGTCGACGCCGCCTCGGCGACGAACCGTCTGTTCTTCGAGCCGAGCTCTCCCGCGTAGATTCCGGGCTTCCCCGAAGCCGCGCCCCGAACGAGGTAGAGGTAATGGCGGCCGTCGGGAAGGAAGTACGGCCAGCGGTGGCTCCCTTCCTGCGAGTGCGGATCGAGGGTCGTCTCGGGAGCGACGGCTCCGCCGTCGGCGGAAACGCGCAGGATCCCGGTCCCCGTGTCGGGCGCGAACAGGATCACGCCGTCCCGGTTCCACGTGCCTCCCCGGCCGTTGGCCGCGGGGGCGAGCGTTTGAACGGATCCCGTCGCCAGGTCGTATCGCTTGAGCGACCCGCCGACGAAGAAACCGAGGCGAGACCCGTCGGGCGACCAGAACGGGAACGCGGCTCCGTCGGTTCCCGGGAGCTCCTTGACCTCGGGGGAAGAGAGGCGGCGCAAGTAGAGCTTCTGCCCGCCGACGGCCGAGCCCTCGAAGACGAGCTGGCTTCCGTCGGGCGAGATCGCGAGGCCGTATCCGAATCGAACGTCGGGCGGCGGAGAAACTTCGAAGCGAACCGTGGGAGCCGGCTCTTCGTGCCGGCGAAGCTGCATTGCCGCAAGAACGGCGAGTCCCGCAATCGCCGCGGCGGCAATCCCCCAGGCGAGCTTCTCGCGGTTCTTCCTCCGCGAC carries:
- a CDS encoding protein kinase, encoding MTLDPGRKLGPYEILSPIGAGGMGEVYKAKDARLGRDVAIKVLPSHLTDDPDLKARFEREARAISQLTHPHICTLHDVGNAEGVEYLVMELLDGQTLADRVEKGPLPTDQVVRFGMEIADALDRAHRAGIIHRDLKPGNVMLTKSGVKLLDFGLAKVLLPNRAEASGEGGSSLPTEMGASRPLTQKGTVMGTFQYMAPEQLEGKEADARTDIFALGCVLYEMATGKKAFTGASQASLVSAILRDDPKPISELAPMAPPALDRLVKTCLAKDPEERWQSARDVMSELRWIGQAGSQAGAPAVVVSRRKNREKLAWGIAAAAIAGLAVLAAMQLRRHEEPAPTVRFEVSPPPDVRFGYGLAISPDGSQLVFEGSAVGGQKLYLRRLSSPEVKELPGTDGAAFPFWSPDGSRLGFFVGGSLKRYDLATGSVQTLAPAANGRGGTWNRDGVILFAPDTGTGILRVSADGGAVAPETTLDPHSQEGSHRWPYFLPDGRHYLYLVRGAASGKPGIYAGELGSKNRRFVAEAASTVAYSPPGFLLYIRQKALVAERFDAKTLETLGAPFPVVADMEALGDTQPTGYARFSVSGNGVLAVRSGVSSVSQFFWLDREGKKLSVAGSAAEQDEPALSSDQRYVVFERNDPALGTNDLWRLELERGIESRLTYDPGSESTAIWLPDGRSVVYSSGSVVGLQNDLVQINSAGTGDKRVVLHSDGGALYPDDVSPDGKVLLYEQQTQKGSIDMLLLPLSGGGKPATYLATPFDEAHGQFSPDGRFISYTSSESGRAEIYVRPFPAGDEKWQVSTAGGDQSTWKADGTELYYLSSQQEIMAVPVEHKPSGLSFGAPLKLFGVRVPAWGVTLSRTGFQVSRDGKRFLVNQVTGGTDRSPITVALNWTADIKK